Proteins from one Bacteroidales bacterium genomic window:
- a CDS encoding sulfite exporter TauE/SafE family protein, giving the protein MEFLTNLLDSSSMPWLTAVLLGLMTAISPCPLATNITAIGFISRDLEDRNRVFYNGLFYTLGRAISYTLIPLIIFIGADQFKFSGFFQRYGEKIMGPLLLIIGVFMLDFIRINFPGLSGLISRMETRKSWRYIDALLLGMVFALAFCPYSGVLYFGMLVPMTVVSSSGLYLPVLFAIATGIPVILFAWLLAYTVSGIGGIYNKIKIFEKWFRRVIAVLFMIVGIYYIIRVFL; this is encoded by the coding sequence ATGGAATTTCTTACAAATCTTCTTGATAGCAGTTCAATGCCATGGCTGACAGCTGTTTTGCTTGGACTAATGACAGCCATAAGTCCATGTCCCTTAGCCACAAATATTACTGCGATCGGATTTATAAGCAGAGATCTCGAAGACCGGAACAGGGTGTTTTATAATGGATTGTTTTATACCCTTGGCAGAGCAATTTCTTATACTTTGATTCCTTTGATAATATTTATTGGGGCAGATCAGTTTAAGTTTTCAGGGTTTTTCCAGAGGTACGGTGAAAAAATCATGGGGCCATTGCTGCTTATAATCGGAGTGTTTATGCTTGATTTCATCAGAATCAACTTTCCCGGATTGAGCGGATTGATATCCAGGATGGAAACAAGAAAATCCTGGCGTTATATCGATGCTCTACTTCTCGGAATGGTCTTTGCACTTGCTTTCTGTCCTTATAGCGGGGTACTCTATTTTGGTATGCTGGTTCCAATGACTGTAGTAAGCTCATCAGGTTTATATCTGCCTGTTTTGTTTGCAATAGCAACCGGAATTCCGGTTATCCTCTTTGCATGGTTGCTGGCTTATACAGTATCAGGGATCGGAGGCATCTACAATAAGATTAAAATTTTTGAGAAATGGTTCAGGAGGGTAATTGCGGTTTTATTTATGATAGTGGGGATATATTATATTATCAGAGTGTTTTTGTGA
- a CDS encoding TM0996/MTH895 family glutaredoxin-like protein: MEIKILGTGCTKCKTLEQLTRDVVSKNAIDATITKVEDIMEIMKYNIMTTPALVVDGKVVLKGRIPSADEIKQLLIK; encoded by the coding sequence ATGGAAATAAAAATTTTGGGCACCGGGTGTACTAAATGCAAAACACTGGAGCAACTGACACGGGATGTGGTAAGTAAGAATGCTATTGATGCTACGATAACAAAGGTTGAGGATATCATGGAAATAATGAAATACAACATCATGACAACACCTGCGCTAGTTGTTGACGGAAAAGTCGTTTTGAAGGGACGTATCCCTTCAGCTGATGAGATAAAACAATTGTTAATTAAATAA